The Rhabdothermincola salaria genomic interval GGCCTCGGGCCCGCCGGCGGCACCGTGTTGATCAACAACGTCGGCCTCGGCGCCTGTGCCTACCTCGGCCAGAACCACCGGATCGGCGGCGGCTTCTACTGGGACCGGCCCGTCCGGTCGTTGCGCTTCCGCTGCGACATGGGTCGCTACGAGATCGTCGGCGTGTTCAACGACGACGTCTTCGATCCCGCAGCCGGGGTGTCGCTCGCGTCCACCGCCGACCTGCCGGAGGGACGGTCGGGGGTCGCCTCCGGGCAGGTCACCCACCGCTTCGAGGTCGGGCCCGGTGAACCCCTCATCGGCATCCAGATCTTCACCGACGACGGCGTGCCCGACTACGCCGTCATCGCCCCGGACGGCACCCGCTACGAGAACCCGACGACCGGCGACTTCGACCGCGAGGGCCACCTGCTGGTCCGCGACGACGAAGGTCAGCACGTCCTCATCGAGGACCCCCAGGAAGGCATCTGGCTCCTCGAGCGGCGCGACGGCTCGCCGATGGCCGCCGAGGTGGTGACCTCCGCGGTGCTCCCGGACGTCGAGGTCGACACCCAGCTCACCCAGGAGGACGACCGGGTGCGGGTGGGATACAGCGTCGGTCGCATCGACGGCCAAGAGGTGCTGTTCATCGAGCGCAGCTCCGACCCCGACGACGAGTACCAGGCGGTCGTCGGGGGCATCAAGGCCGAGGGTGGCGCTCTGGGCCCGTCCAGCACCCAGCCGGGGGAGCCTCGGGGCATGGGCATCGCCTCGGTGGACGGCTACGAGGAGGGGACCATCGAGTTCACGCCCGGGGGTTCCCCTGCGGCCTCCGAGCGGGAGCTGGTGGCGGTGGTGATGCAGGACGGCATCCCCCGCGAGACGATCGTGGTGGACACCTTCACCGCCCCCGCCGCCGATCCGGCCTCGGCCCCCACCGGCCTCCAGGTGACCGAGGTCGAGGGCGGGGCGCTCGTGCGCTGGTCGCCGCCGGCCGACGACGGCGGTCGCCAGATCGTCGGCTACCGCATCCAGTCCGACCTGGGCCTCAGCGTGGGCGCCGGCCCCGACGGGACCGAGGTGGTCCTGCCCATCCCGGCCATGGCCCCGGGCAAGGAGGTGCCCGTGGTGGTCCAGGCCGTCACCGGCGCCGGGCACGGTGCCCCCGTGGTGGGGTCGTTCGTGGCCACCCAGACCACCGACCTCCAGTACATCCCGCTGGGCGCCACCGGAGGTCCCGGCGACCCGACCGATCCGACCGATCCCACCGATCCGACCGATCCGACCGATCCGACCGATCCGACCGATCCGACCGATCCGACCGATCCGACCGATCCGACCGATCCGACCGATCCGGGTGGTCCAGCCGACCCGACGGATCCGGGGGGCCCCACGGAGCCGGGCCCGACCGATCCGGGCGACCCGGGCGATCCGGGCGTCCGGGACGACCCCGGTCCGACCGACCCGGCCCAGCCCGTGGCGCCGGGCCCCGACGTCGGATCGACCGGAGCCCAGGACGACACCGGTGAGGGCCGCGAACAAGCCGGAACGCTTGCCTACACCGGTTCGTCGGACCCCACGCCGCTCATCCTGGTCGGGGTGCTGCTGTTGTCGCTCGGGGCCGGCGTGGCCATGGTCGGCCTCCGCCGCGGCCGCACCGAGGAGTGATGGTCGGCGGCCACGTCTCGTCGACAGGCCGAGCGCCTCCTCCTCGGGCAGGCGGGACGCGACGCTGACCGGCGACGATGATCCTGTCAGCCGAGCTCGGCGAAGAACGCCCTCACGTCGTCCACGAAGACCGCCGGTGCCTCCATGGCCGCGAAGTGGCCACCGCGTGCCGGGTGGGACCAGCGCACCACCTCGTAGGCGGCGTCCACCCAGGCGCGGGGTGGGTAGCTGATCTCCCCGGGGAACTGGGCCACCGCCGTGGGTACCTCGATCCGTCGTTGCGGCGAGGCCCCGGGGCCGGCCTGGCGGGCCTCCCAGTAGATCCGCAGCGACGAGGTGGCGGTGGCCGTCACCCAATAGGCGGTGATGTTGTCGAGGAGGCGGTCCATGGTGAAGGCCCCCTCCAGGTCGGCGTCGCTCCACTCGCGAAACTTCTCGACGATCCACGCCGCCAGCGCGGCAGGTGAGTCCTCGAGGCCGTAGCCCAGCGACTGCGGCCGCGTGCCCTGGATCTCCTGGTAGCCCTGCCCGGTGCGACGCCACTCGCGTACCCGCTGCTTCATGGCCTGCTCTTCGGCCGTGAGCTCGACGTCGCGCAGCACCGGAACCCCCGCCACCATGGTCAGGTGCAGGCCCACCACCCGTTCGGGGTGCAGGTCGGCGAGGTTGGCCGACACCATCGAGCCCCAGTCGCCGCCCTGCAGCCCGTAGCGGGGGTAGCCGAGGCGCTCCATGATCTGGGCGAAGGCGGCCGCGATGCGGCGCGGATGCCAGCCTCGCCGCGTGGTCGGGCCCGAGAACGTGAACCCGGGCAGCGACGGCGCCACCACGTGGAAGTCCTCGGTGAGGGGGTCGAGCACGTCGAGGAACTCCATCACCGAGCCCGGCCACCCGTGCGTGAGCAGGAGCGGCACGGCCTCCGGGTTGGAGGACCGGGTGTGGACCAGGTGGACGCGCTGGCCCTCCACCTCGGTGACGAGCTGGGGGAAGGCGTTGAGCCGGGCTTCCGTGGCCCGCCAGTCGTAGCGGCTCTGCCAGTGCTCGAGCAGCGACCCCAGGTACTCGCGTTCGGTGCCCTGCTCCCAGCCGACGCCCTCCACCTGGTTCGGCAGCCGGGTCCGGGCGAGGCGGGCCCGGAGATCGTCGAGGACCGGGTCGGGTACCGCCACCGTGAAGGCCTGCATGACCCGGGACGCTACCGATCAGCCACGGTGGGTGGGGTTCCGCGGGGTGGGAGGGGTGGGACCCGACGCCTGCCTTTTGTGGGGGTCTCGTGGTCGCGGCCAAGGTGACCGGGTGGAAGAGCCTGCTCTGTACCTGCCCGACGGCGACGCCTTCGTGGGCACCAACCTCATCCAAGGCGGGTGGAACCCCGACGAAGCCAACGGGGCCGCCGTGCTGGCCCTGCTCGGGCACTGCCTCGAGGACGTCCCCACTCTGGTGCCGATGACCGTGAGTCGTTTCACCGCCGATCTCGTTCGTCCGGTGCCGCTGGGCCGTCCGTTGCGGGTCACGACATCGATCCGGCGGGAGGGCAAGAAGATCCAGGTGGTGGAGCTGCAGCTGCTCGTCGGAGAGGTGGAGCACGTCCGGGCCACGGTCCTGCGCCTGCGCGACGCCGACCTGACCGGCGGTCGTCTCCCGGCCAGCACCACCGATGCCCGCCCGGCTGACGCGCTCGTGCCGGTGGAAGCGGTGTCGGGCCCTCGAGAGGCCCACCCCGACGGTCCGGGCTACCTGCCGGGGTTCCTCCAGGGCATCGACCTGCGTCGGGCGCCCACGGTCGACGGCACGTCGTTCGGGAGTTGGGTGCGCCTCGAGGCGAGCGTCGTGGCCGGTGAGCCGATCCGGTCGACGTCACGGCTCACCGTGGGGTTCGACTTCGCCAACCTCATCGGGGTGAACGACCACGTCCCGACGGTGACGATGATCAACCCCGACGTGACCGCGCACGTGCTGCGGGCCCCCGTCGACGACTGGATCGCCGTCACCGGCGACACCCGGTTCAACCCGGCGATGGGCCGGGGTGTGTCGTCGGCTGCGCTGAGCGACAGCCAGGGCGTGTTCGCCACGGCCTCGGTGTCCCAGCTGCTCCAGTACCGCTGAGCGGGCGCGGGTCTCAGCTCTCGAGGTCGACGTCGGTGGGCAGCGGCACCCGCTCGTGGCGAGGGTGGGTCTCGTACATGCGGACCAGGACCACCGCACCCGAGGCGGCGGTGAGGGCGGCGACGGCCCAGATGGCGATCCGCACGTTGAACACGTCGGCGAGGATGCCGGCCATCAGGGCACCGACGGCGTAGCCCATGTCGCGCCAGAGCCGGTAGATGCCCACGGCGCGGGCCCGCCAGGTGGGGTGGGCCACGTCACCGATGGCGGCCAGCAGCGTCGGGTACACCATGGCGGTGCCGGCGCCGAGCAGTATGGCTCCGGCGGCCCAGGGCCCGAAGCCCTCGGTGGCGGCGATCCACCCGATGGCCACGGCCTGGGTGAGCATGCCGCCGACGATGAGCGGCTTGCGGCCGATGCGGTCCGACAACCCGCCGGTGATCAGCTGCCCGAGGCCCCACACCGCGGGGTAGAGGGCGGCGAGCACGCCGATGCGACCCACCGAGAGCCCGGCCGCGGCGAAGTAGAGGGGGAACAGCCCCCAGGCGAGGCCGTCGTTGAGGTTGTTGACCAACCCGGCCTGCGAGCAGGACGACAGCGCCTTCTCGCGGAACGAGGTGAGCACGAAGATGCGCCGGGTGGTGAGCGCATCGTGGAGCTCGCTGTTCGTGGTGGTGTGGTTGGCGGCCTCGTGGCGGGCATGGCCGTGGGTCTCGCGCACGAACGCCACGGACAGCCCGAGGCCGAGCGCGGCGAAGGCGATGCCCAGGTAGAAGGGCTCCGGGCGAAGCCCGTACTCGGCGGCGATGAACCCGGTGGCCAGGGCCGCCAAGGCCACTGCGCCGTAGCCGGCGGCCTCGTTGAAGCCCATGGCCAGACCTCGTCGGGCGGGGCCGACGAGGTCGATCTTCATGATGACGGTGGTCGACCAGGTCAGCCCCTGGTTGATGCCGAGCAGGACGTTGGCGAACACCACCCAGCCCCACGACGGTGCCCAGATGATCATCAACGGCACGGGGATGGCGATGATCCAGCCGACGACGAGGACCGGCTTGCGGCCGAAGCGGTCCGAGAGGGTGCCGGCGAAGAAGTTGGTGATGGCCTTCACCAGGCCGAAGGCCATGATGAACGTGAGGGTCGTGGAGAAGGCGGTGAGGCCGAAGGCCTCCTCGGCCAACAGGGGCAGGACGGTGCGCTCCTGGCCGATCATGCCGCCCACGAGGGCGTTCACCGCGACGAGGAGGAGGAACTGGCCCAGGTTCTCCCGGAGGCCGAGGCGGATGCCGGGCCGCGGGCCCGTGCCCGGCGCCGGGGTGGCGGGAATCGTCATCGCCGGCCCCCGACGCGGTGTCCTCCGACCCATGCGGCCATCGACGTCAGCCTCCTGATGCTCAAATGATGGTTTGAGGATAAGGGTGGAGCGGCGAAGAATCAAACGATAACTTGAGGACATGTCGGAGCATCCGAGGAGGGAGGCCAAGAACGAGCTGTTCGACGCCTTCGCATCGGTGGCCAAGGCCCTGAGCAGCGGGCGCCGGGTCGAGATCGTCGACCTGCTGGCCCAGGGCGAACGATCGGTCGAGGAGGTCGCCCGCGAGATCGACCAGAGCGTGGCCAACACCTCCCACCACCTGCGCAGCCTGGCCACCTCCGGTCTGGTGCGATCGCGCCGTGACGGACAGCGCATCATCTATCGCCTCGCCAGCGACCGGGTGGCCGAGCTGTGGGCGGCCATGCGAGACGTGGCCGCCACCCACGTCGCCGACATCGAGGTGCTCGCCGAGGCCTACCTGGGGGCGCGCGACGAGGTGCAGGAGGTCACCGCCGACGAGTTGGCGCGACGCGTCCGCCGAGGCCGGGCGATCGTGATCGACGTCCGCCCCACGACGGAGTACCAGGCCGGGCACATCGCCGGGGCCCGTTCGATCCCTCTCGACCGACTGGCCGACGTGGTCGACGACCTGCCGGACGATCGCGACGTGATCGCCTACTGCCGCGGTCCGTACTGCGTGTACGCCGACGACGCCGTCCGACTTCTCACCGCTCGTGGGATCTCGAGTCGCCGCCTCGACGTCGGCTACCCGGAGTGGGTGCGTGACGGACGCCCGATCGAGAGCAGCGACGAGCGCATCGCCTGAACGTGCTCGCCGTCTGACGACCGGTGGTGGGCCGCCGTCGGGGTCAGGCCAGGCTGCCGGAGGCGATGGGGGTGCTGGAGGGGGCGGTGCTGCCCCCCACGGGCTCCTCGGAGATGGCCAGCTGCCGGCTGGACCCGGCCGCCACCACCGCGACCTGTGGGTTCGCGCCGAGCAGGCCCAGCGACACCGGCGTGGCACCGTCCACCGACCAGAGCTGGTAGGTGCGGTCGTCGGCCAGCGCGGGCAGGTCGTCGCCCAGGACGAAGGCCCGTCCGTCGGGGTCGACCACCACCTCGATCTCGGCCCCGTCGGCCCCCTCGAGCACGCCGCGTCGGCTTCCTGGCTCCTCGGCGGCCCGTTCGGCGGCCGCGGTGAGGCGCTGGGCGAGATCGCCGTTGCCCGAGCCCTCGTCGCGGACCACCACGATGCCGAGCACGAGGGCCACCGCGGCGGCGACGCCGGCGACGGCGGCGAGGACGCGTGTCGTGGTGGGTGACGCTCCCGCGCGTCGGGCTCGTCGCTGGGCCAGCTCGTCGGTGCGGTCGGCGGCCAGAGGGGCGGGGGTGCCGGTCGGGGCGGCCGGGGGTGCGACGGCGTCGGACCCGGTCGGGGTGCTCGCGACGGTCGGCGTCGCGGGCGGGTCCTCAGGGGTCGTCGTGACCTCGGGGGCGGTGTCCCGGGGCGGAAGGCTGGCGGCGATCTGGTCCCACAGGGCCGGAGGCGGCTCCACGGCCTGTGCCGCGGTCAGCTCGTCGATGGCGTGCGTGAGGCGGTCGGCCTCGCGGCGGGCGTCCGGGTCGTGGGCGAGGCGGGCCTCGACCGCGGCTCGTTCGTCGGCGTCGAGGGCGTCGAGGGCGTACGCGCCGAGCAGGTCGTCGATCTCGTCGGCGGAGCCGTCGTCGGAGGATCGTGGGATGTCGGGGGTCATGGCGTCGTCCCCAGGCCGGCGTCGGACAGGGCGTTGCTGAGCTTGTTGAGGCCCAGACGGATGCGGCTCTTCACCGTGCCTTCGGGCAACGACAGCATCGCAGCCACCTCCCGGTAGGTGTGGCCACCGAAGTAGGCGAGCTCGATGGCCTGCCGTTCCCCGTCGGAGAGCTCGGCGAGCGCGTCGCGCACGATCTCGGAACGGATGAGCGCCCAGACCTCGCGGTCGACGTCGTCGTGCTGGAGGTTCACGGGGTCGCGCCGGTGGTCGTCGTCCTCGCGCCGGGCTCGCGCCTGTTCCGATCGGATGCGCTCGATGGAGCGGCTCTGGGTCTCGCGGTAGAGGAAGGACCGCAAGGCCCCTCGGGTCGGGTCGTAGCGCCGGGGTTCGGTCCAGAGGCGCAGGAACACCTCCTGCACGACTTCCTCGGCCCGGTGCTCGTCGGAGAGCACCCGCCGGGCGAGCGCGTACATGGCGCCGGCGTGACGGTCGTAGACCTCGCGCAACGCGGCCTCGGAGCCGTCGACGACGGCGTGCATGAGATCGGCGTCGCCGGTGGCTGGTGGAGGAGACATGGGGAGAGAGCGCGTGCCCGGGGCCGGGACGCGACGACCCTACCGGCGCCGCTCCCGGTCGACCGAGGCGGGGCACGGTGCTCAGCCATCGGTGTCGTCGAGCGGGTGGTCGCGGAAGGCGTCGAAGCCGATGCCCTCGAGGTCGAGGCGTTCGTCGAGTCGATCGGGCACGGGCATCGGCGCAGGCATGGGGTCTCCTCGCAAGGGTCC includes:
- a CDS encoding epoxide hydrolase family protein translates to MQAFTVAVPDPVLDDLRARLARTRLPNQVEGVGWEQGTEREYLGSLLEHWQSRYDWRATEARLNAFPQLVTEVEGQRVHLVHTRSSNPEAVPLLLTHGWPGSVMEFLDVLDPLTEDFHVVAPSLPGFTFSGPTTRRGWHPRRIAAAFAQIMERLGYPRYGLQGGDWGSMVSANLADLHPERVVGLHLTMVAGVPVLRDVELTAEEQAMKQRVREWRRTGQGYQEIQGTRPQSLGYGLEDSPAALAAWIVEKFREWSDADLEGAFTMDRLLDNITAYWVTATATSSLRIYWEARQAGPGASPQRRIEVPTAVAQFPGEISYPPRAWVDAAYEVVRWSHPARGGHFAAMEAPAVFVDDVRAFFAELG
- a CDS encoding thioesterase family protein, producing the protein MEEPALYLPDGDAFVGTNLIQGGWNPDEANGAAVLALLGHCLEDVPTLVPMTVSRFTADLVRPVPLGRPLRVTTSIRREGKKIQVVELQLLVGEVEHVRATVLRLRDADLTGGRLPASTTDARPADALVPVEAVSGPREAHPDGPGYLPGFLQGIDLRRAPTVDGTSFGSWVRLEASVVAGEPIRSTSRLTVGFDFANLIGVNDHVPTVTMINPDVTAHVLRAPVDDWIAVTGDTRFNPAMGRGVSSAALSDSQGVFATASVSQLLQYR
- a CDS encoding MFS transporter → MTIPATPAPGTGPRPGIRLGLRENLGQFLLLVAVNALVGGMIGQERTVLPLLAEEAFGLTAFSTTLTFIMAFGLVKAITNFFAGTLSDRFGRKPVLVVGWIIAIPVPLMIIWAPSWGWVVFANVLLGINQGLTWSTTVIMKIDLVGPARRGLAMGFNEAAGYGAVALAALATGFIAAEYGLRPEPFYLGIAFAALGLGLSVAFVRETHGHARHEAANHTTTNSELHDALTTRRIFVLTSFREKALSSCSQAGLVNNLNDGLAWGLFPLYFAAAGLSVGRIGVLAALYPAVWGLGQLITGGLSDRIGRKPLIVGGMLTQAVAIGWIAATEGFGPWAAGAILLGAGTAMVYPTLLAAIGDVAHPTWRARAVGIYRLWRDMGYAVGALMAGILADVFNVRIAIWAVAALTAASGAVVLVRMYETHPRHERVPLPTDVDLES
- a CDS encoding ArsR/SmtB family transcription factor; the protein is MSEHPRREAKNELFDAFASVAKALSSGRRVEIVDLLAQGERSVEEVAREIDQSVANTSHHLRSLATSGLVRSRRDGQRIIYRLASDRVAELWAAMRDVAATHVADIEVLAEAYLGARDEVQEVTADELARRVRRGRAIVIDVRPTTEYQAGHIAGARSIPLDRLADVVDDLPDDRDVIAYCRGPYCVYADDAVRLLTARGISSRRLDVGYPEWVRDGRPIESSDERIA
- a CDS encoding anti-sigma factor domain-containing protein — protein: MTPDIPRSSDDGSADEIDDLLGAYALDALDADERAAVEARLAHDPDARREADRLTHAIDELTAAQAVEPPPALWDQIAASLPPRDTAPEVTTTPEDPPATPTVASTPTGSDAVAPPAAPTGTPAPLAADRTDELAQRRARRAGASPTTTRVLAAVAGVAAAVALVLGIVVVRDEGSGNGDLAQRLTAAAERAAEEPGSRRGVLEGADGAEIEVVVDPDGRAFVLGDDLPALADDRTYQLWSVDGATPVSLGLLGANPQVAVVAAGSSRQLAISEEPVGGSTAPSSTPIASGSLA
- a CDS encoding sigma-70 family RNA polymerase sigma factor, with the protein product MSPPPATGDADLMHAVVDGSEAALREVYDRHAGAMYALARRVLSDEHRAEEVVQEVFLRLWTEPRRYDPTRGALRSFLYRETQSRSIERIRSEQARARREDDDHRRDPVNLQHDDVDREVWALIRSEIVRDALAELSDGERQAIELAYFGGHTYREVAAMLSLPEGTVKSRIRLGLNKLSNALSDAGLGTTP